A window of Heterodontus francisci isolate sHetFra1 unplaced genomic scaffold, sHetFra1.hap1 HAP1_SCAFFOLD_1403, whole genome shotgun sequence contains these coding sequences:
- the LOC137358964 gene encoding triosephosphate isomerase-like has protein sequence MSRKFFVGGNWKMNGNRQTLCDLACSINKATINADTEVVFAVPAPYLDCIRQTLDCKYAVAAQNCYKVPSGAFTGEISPAMIKDCGATWVVLGHSERRHVFGECDELVGQKVAHALAEGLGVIACIGEKLDEREGGSTEKVVFAQTKVIAANVKDWEKVVLAYEPVWAIGTGKTATPQQAQEIHEKIRKWVKENVSEAVASCVRIIYGGSVTAATCKELASMCDVDGFLVGGASLKPEFVDIINAKK, from the exons ATGTCCCGCAAGTTCTTCGTCGGCGGCAACTGGAAGATGAACGGCAACCGCCAGACGCTGTGCGATCTGGCGTGCAGCATCAACAAGGCAACCATCAACGCCGACACGG AGGTGGTCTTCGCTGTGCCTGCCCCCTACCTCGACTGCATCCGCCAGACCCTGGACTGCAAGTACGCCGTGGCGGCTCAGAATTGCTACAAGGTGCCGAGCGGAGCCTTCACGGGGGAGATCAG TCCGGCGATGATCAAGGACTGCGGGGCGACCTGGGTCGTTCTGGGCCATTCGGAGAGGCGCCATGTCTTTGGGGAGTGCGATGAG TTGGTCGGACAGAAAGTGGCACACGCGCTGGCAGAGGGCCTGGGGGTGATCGCCTGCATCGGAGAGAAGCTGGACGAGCGCGAGGGTGGCTCGACCGAGAAGGTGGTCTTTGCGCAGACCAAGGTCATCGCAG CCAACGTGAAGGACTGGGAGAAGGTGGTCCTGGCCTACGAGCCCGTGTGGGCGATCGGCACAGGGAAGACTGCCACCCCTCAGCAG GCTCAAGAAATTCACGAGAAAATCCGCAAGTGGGTGAAGGAGAACGTCTCTGAGGCCGTGGCCTCGTGTGTGCGCATCATATACGGAG gtTCGGTCACGGCTGCCACCTGCAAGGAACTGGCCAGCATGTGCGACGTGGACGGCTTCCTGGTGGGCGGGGCATCGCTGAAGCCAGAGTTTGTGGACATCATTAACGCTAAAAAGTAG